A window of the Emys orbicularis isolate rEmyOrb1 chromosome 1, rEmyOrb1.hap1, whole genome shotgun sequence genome harbors these coding sequences:
- the STRAP gene encoding serine-threonine kinase receptor-associated protein codes for MAMRQTPLTCSGHTRPVVDLAFSDITPYGYFLISACKDGKPMLRQGDTGDWIGTFLGHKGAVWGATLNRDATKAATAAADFTAKVWDAVSGDELITLAHKHIVKSVDFTEDSNYLLTGGQDKLLRIYDLSKPEAEPQVVSGHTSGIKKALWSSDDKQILSADDKTVRLWDRNTMTEVKAINVAMSVSSMEYVPEGEILVVTYGRTIAFHSAETLEQIKSFDAPATVNSASLHPEKEFLVAGGEDFKLYKYDYNTGEELESYKGHFGPIHCVRFSPDGELYASGSEDGTLRLWQTTVGKTYGLWKCVVPEEEGGELAKARVSLPGTAEEELEDLTSENSDSIYSSTPEVKA; via the exons atggCGATGAGACAGACCCCGCTGACGTGCTCCGGGCACACGCGGCCCGTGGTGGACTTGGCCTTCAGCGACATCACCCCCTACGGCTACTTCCTCATCAGCGCCTGCAAGG ATGGTAAACCTATGCTACGCCAGGGTGACACGGGCGACTGGATTGGAACATTTCTAGGTCATAAAGGTGCCGTCTGGGGTGCCACTCTGAATAGGGATGCCACTAAAGCAGCTACAGCAGCTGCAGATTTTACAGC TAAAGTATGGGATGCTGTTTCAGGGGATGAACTGATCACACTGGCTCACAAGCATATTGTCAAAAGTGTGGATTTTACTGAG GACAGCAATTACCTGTTGACAGGTGGACAAGATAAATTGTTGCGTATTTATGACTTGAGCAAGCCAGAAGCAG AACCTCAGGTGGTCAGTGGACATACTTCGGGTATTAAAAAGGCTTTATGGAGCAGTGATGACAAACAGATCCTTTCAGCTGATGATAAAACTGTCCG CCTCTGGGACCGGAATACCATGACTGAAGTAAAAGCAATAAATGTTGCAATGTCTGTGAGCAGCATGGAGTATGTTCCCGAGGGGGAGATACTGGTGGTAACCTATGGGAGGACTATTGCTTTTCATAGTGCAGAGAC TCTGGAGCAGATTAAATCGTTTGACGCTCCTGCTACAGTCAACTCTGCATCCCTTCACCCTGAGAAAGAATTTCTTGTTGCAGGTGGTGAAGACTTTAAACTTTATAAATATGACTATAATACAGGAGAAGAGCTAG AATCTTACAAAGGACACTTTGGTCCCATTCACTGTGTGAGATTTAGCCCAGATGGAGAGTTGTATGCTAGTGGCTCTGAGGATGGAACGTTAAGACTGTGGCAGACGACAGTAGGGAAAACATACGGTCTTTGGAAATGTGTAGTTCCTG aAGAGGAGGGTGGAGAGCTGGCAAAAGCAAGGGTCAGCCTTCCAGGAACGGCAGAAGAGGAGCTAG AAGACCTTACTTCTGAAAATTCAGATTCCATCTACAGCTCAACTCCTGAAGTTAAGGCTTGA